In a genomic window of Merismopedia glauca CCAP 1448/3:
- a CDS encoding oligosaccharide flippase family protein, whose amino-acid sequence MLKNSLYNLLGLILRTGFTFLTVPLLIRLIGVREYGLWTLVSTVLGIVALAEGGLSVSTTVFLSQEIATDNRQGISQVLTITITGMLVLASLAGLILWANSGQILDSFPNLEVNQRLSAAITLKWGALFIWAKLWQQVMVGVEQAHKRYDWLNVLNTLQIVASTIGMVAIASGGGKIVALMQWQATTALVMLFLHGWVGFHLLVPYQPKFTWNGGKGWEIWRYSSATWVTSLGSALFQQGDRLIVGSILGTELLGAYGAITTVTTQINVFSSIAIQPLLPRLGELLQGSRDRLEYQIKQATQANFILGIGLGAFVLLLSPWLIFILFGQYNSQYQLALQLAAIAYALYSLNAVGYYILLGLGAANISMIIVTMSGIFSLLLIIIGAKLWGIAGAGLGNIGYIGTLSCMAIAMNRLHISPQKWIGWLHPQEIWLFSQSLLQKTNLFPLK is encoded by the coding sequence ATGCTCAAAAATAGTCTCTATAATCTGTTGGGTTTGATCTTGAGGACTGGGTTTACCTTTCTCACCGTTCCCCTGTTAATTCGTTTAATTGGAGTTCGAGAATATGGATTATGGACCCTAGTTTCTACAGTTCTCGGTATAGTAGCATTGGCTGAAGGCGGGCTTTCAGTTTCTACTACAGTCTTTTTATCTCAAGAAATTGCTACGGATAACCGTCAAGGTATTTCGCAAGTTTTGACTATTACCATCACAGGAATGTTGGTTTTAGCTAGTTTGGCAGGATTAATCTTATGGGCAAATAGCGGTCAAATTTTGGATTCATTTCCCAATTTGGAGGTAAATCAACGACTCAGTGCGGCTATAACCCTAAAATGGGGTGCTTTATTCATTTGGGCAAAATTGTGGCAGCAAGTGATGGTTGGGGTGGAACAAGCTCATAAAAGATATGATTGGTTAAATGTTCTCAATACACTGCAAATAGTAGCCAGTACCATCGGCATGGTGGCGATCGCCTCTGGAGGCGGTAAAATTGTTGCTTTGATGCAGTGGCAGGCAACTACCGCTCTAGTTATGTTATTTTTACATGGTTGGGTTGGGTTTCATTTATTAGTACCTTACCAACCAAAATTTACTTGGAATGGGGGTAAAGGATGGGAAATATGGCGCTACAGTTCGGCTACTTGGGTTACATCATTGGGAAGTGCCTTATTTCAGCAAGGCGATCGCCTAATAGTCGGTTCTATCCTGGGAACTGAGTTATTGGGTGCTTATGGAGCGATTACCACTGTAACGACTCAAATCAATGTGTTTTCGTCTATTGCGATTCAACCTTTACTACCCAGACTCGGTGAGTTGCTCCAAGGTAGCCGCGATCGGCTAGAATACCAAATTAAACAAGCCACTCAAGCAAATTTCATACTAGGAATAGGTTTGGGAGCATTTGTATTACTCTTATCACCTTGGTTAATATTTATCCTTTTTGGTCAATATAATTCACAATATCAATTAGCCTTGCAACTGGCGGCGATCGCCTATGCACTATATTCTTTAAATGCAGTAGGTTACTATATCCTTTTAGGCTTAGGAGCAGCTAATATTTCCATGATAATTGTCACCATGAGTGGCATTTTTTCCCTCTTACTAATCATCATAGGAGCCAAACTTTGGGGAATTGCTGGAGCCGGATTGGGAAATATAGGATACATCGGTACTTTAAGCTGTATGGCTATAGCTATGAATCGGCTGCATATTTCTCCTCAAAAATGGATTGGTTGGCTACATCCACAAGAAATATGGTTATTTTCCCAATCTTTATTGCAAAAAACTAATTTATTTCCCCTCAAATGA